A genomic region of Candidozyma auris chromosome 5, complete sequence contains the following coding sequences:
- a CDS encoding nucleoporin, producing the protein MVKRVAEEQITKDELSEGDHFDPPVVASAEVLAKRRILQPKGKQLQFRPISTGSFSPVNSSQTCYKEKVLALNKQFSLSVSKAIDNGVLDLGPLLTRYSEYFNKIESVESKRPSTQNLKSGSQANCDIRESDTVSSKEAISRGSHETEASPSTNDDKGASLISTDEVNHGTNESNKLNQSSENPIQMQNSEIQDIDEVTFQPVASLPNKLDSVVTGEEHETTLFSVRCKVLSLDPQNQDEPYKNVGLGELKVLKGDNKKSRILVRAEGSQRVLLNSFLLPQVSYSTVGKGMSVRVPATSSDGSLVTYIIRVKDRTLAEELRDLLNNEK; encoded by the coding sequence ATGGTTAAGCGAGTCGCCGAAGAGCAAATTACAAAAGACGAGCTTTCTGAAGGGGATCACTTCGATCCCCCTGTCGTTGCATCAGCTGAAGTACTTGCCAAGAGGCGAATATTGCAACCAAAAGGCAAGCAATTACAATTTCGGCCTATAAGCACGGGCTCATTTTCACCAGTTAATTCATCCCAAACTTGttacaaagaaaaagtctTGGCTCTCAACAAACAATTCAGTCTATCAGTTTCTAAAGCAATTGATAATGGTGTACTTGACCTTGGACCTCTTCTTACGAGGTATTCCGAGTATTTCAACAAGATCGAGTCTGTAGAACTGAAGCGGCCATCCACTCAGAATTTAAAATCTGGCTCTCAAGCTAACTGTGACATCAGAGAAAGTGATACAGTATCATCAAAGGAAGCTATATCAAGAGGTTCACATGAGACAGAGGCTTCGCCGTCAACTAATGATGACAAGGGTGCCTCTTTAATATCAACAGATGAGGTAAATCACGGAACAAATGAGTCAAACAAATTAAATCAGAGTTCGGAGAACCCTATTCAGATGCAAAACTCAGAAATTCAagacattgatgaagtcaCCTTTCAACCGGTTGCCTCATTGCCTAACAAGTTGGACTCCGTGGTAACTGGTGAAGAGCACGAGACAACCTTGTTTAGTGTAAGATGCAAAGTTCTTTCGCTAGATCCACAAAATCAGGATGAGCCGTACAAGAATGTTGGTCTAGGAGAGCTTAAGGTCCTCAAGGGGGACAATAAAAAATCTCGTATATTAGTCCGTGCAGAGGGAAGTCAAAGGGTTTTGCTCAACAGCTTCTTGTTGCCGCAGGTTTCATATTCGACTGTTGGCAAGGGCATGAGCGTTAGAGTACCGGCGACGAGCTCTGATGGAAGTCTTGTAACCTATATCATTCGGGTCAAGGACCGAACACTTGCTGAAGAGTTGCGCGATTTATTGAATAATGAAAAGTAG
- the RPS25B gene encoding 40S ribosomal protein eS25, producing MGLKPHQSQLFLYTPYFSDKMAPKIQQTKAAKAAAALAGGKKGKKKWSKGKVKDKAQHVVILDQEKYDRIMKEVPGFKFVSVSVLVDRLKIGGSLARIALRHLENDGVIKPVSKHSKQAIYTRA from the exons ATGGGGCTCAAGCCCCATCAATCAC AACTCTTTCTCTATACTCCGTACTTCAGTGACAAG ATGGCTCCAAAGATTCAACAAACTAAGGCTGCCAAGGCTGCCGCTGCTTTGGCCGGTGGTAAGAAAGgtaagaagaagtggagCAAGGGCAAGGTTAAGGACAAGGCTCAACATGTTGTCATCTTAGATCAGGAAAAGTATGACAGAATCATGAAAGAAGTTCCAGGTTTTAAGTTTGTCTCTGTCTCTGTTTTGGTTGACAGATTGAAGATCGGTGGCTCGTTGGCAAGAATCGCTTTGAGACATTTGGAGAACGATGGTGTCATTAAGCCTGTTTCTAAACACTCTAAGCAAGCAATTTACACCCGTGCTTGA